The Solirubrobacter pauli sequence TCGAGCACGGGCGTGAAGTCGATCGTGTAGCGGTCGCGCAGGGCGGCGGACTCGAACGGGCCGTGCGTGCGCGCGTACCGGCGCACGAGCCGGTCCATCGCGTCCGGGACGTCGGCGATGAACGCCTCGGGCAGGCCGGACGGCGGCACGACGCCCAGCGCGTCGCGGTACAGGCCCGCGTCCTCGGCCGCGATCCAGCGCTGCTCGCCGCCGACGCGCAGGAACGCGGCGCGGCGCTCGCCCTTGAGCTGCTCGAGCCAGGCGAGCGTGCCGCCGCGCGCCTCGGCCTCGGCCTGCGTGAGGTCGCCCACGCGGCGCAGCACGTCGTGGAGGGCGTCCACGCTGTCGGCCTGCGTTCGCTCGGAGAGCCGCTGGAGGTCGGCCTCGACCGTGTCCAGCGCGACGGGGTCCAGCAGGTCGCGCAGCTCCTCCTGGCCGAGCAGCTCGCGCAGCAGCTCGCGGTCCAGCGCCAGTGCGGCAGCACGGCGCTCGGCGTTGGGCTGGTCGCCCTCGTACATGTACGTGGCGACGTAGTCGAAGAGCAGCGAGGACGCGAACGGCGAGGCCGTCTCGGTCTCCACCTCGACGAGGGAGATCTCGCGCCGGTGCAGCTTCGTCAGCAGCTCGGTCAGCCCCGGGAGGTCGAGCACGTCGCGCAGGACCTCGCGGTAGGTCTCCAGCACGATCGGGAACTGCGCGTACCGCCGGGCGACCTCCAGCAGCGACTGCGACTTCAGGCGCTGCTGCCACAGCGGCGTGCGGCGCCCGGGATAGGCGCGCGGGATCAGCAGCGCGCGGCCCGCGTTCTCGCGGAAGCGCGCGCCGAACAGCGCGCTGCCGCCCAGCTCGCCGACCACGAGGTCCTCGAGCTCGTCCGGCTCGATCAGCATCAGCTCCTCGCCCGGCGGCTCGTCGGCGTCGGGAAGGTGGACGATGATGCCGTCGTCGCTCCAGATCGCGTCCGACTCCAGGCCGTGCACCTCGCGGATGCGGGCGCTCAGCGCGAGCCCCCAGGCGGCGTGCACACGGCCGCCGAACGGCGACAGCACGCAGACGCGCCAGTCGCCGATCTCGTCCCGGAAGCGCTCGACCACGATCGTGTTGTCGCTCGGGATCACCCGCGTCGCCTCCTGCTGCTCACGCAGGAAGCCGACGAGGTTGACGGCGGCCTTCTCGTCGAGGTGGTGGCTCTCGGCGAGCGCGGACGGCTCCTGGTCCACGGCCCAGCGCGAGAACGCGCCGATCGCCTCGCCGAGCTCACGCGGGCGGCCCAGCCCGTCGCCCTTCCAGAACGGCACCGCGCCCGGCACGCCCGGCGCGGGGGTGACGATCACGCGGTCGCGCGTGATCTCCTCGATCCGCCAGCTCGACGCGCCCAGCAGGAACGTCTGGCCCGGCCGCGCCTCGTAGACCATCTCCTCGTCGAGCTCGCCGACGCGGCGGCCGTCCGGGAGGTTGACCGAGTACAGGCCGCGGTCCGGGATCGTGCCCGCGTTGGTGATCGCCAGCGCCCGCGAGCCCTTGCGCGGCCGGATCGTGCCGTTCACGCGGTCCCACACGATCCGCGGCCGCAGCTCGCCGAACTCCTCGCTCGGGTAGCGGCCGTCGAGCATGTCCAGCACGTTCTCCAGCTGCTGGCGCGAGAGCTCGCCGTAGGAGTACGTGCGGGCGAGCATGGCCGCAAGCGCGTCGACGGCGACCGGCGAGTCCTCGTCCGTGGCCGCGATCGCGACGATCTGCTGCGCGAGCACGTCCAGCGGGTTGCGCGGGACGACCGTCGTCTCGATCTTGCCCTCGCGCATGCGCTGCGCGACGACCGCGCACTCGAGCAGGTCAGCACGGAACTTCGGGAAGATCCGGCCCTTCGACGTGTCCCCGACGTTGTGGCCGGCGCGGCCGATCCGCTGCAGGCCGGCGGTGACCGACTTCGGCGACTCGACCTGCAGCACGAGGTCCACGGCGCCCATGTCGATGCCGAGCTCCAGCGACGACGTCGCCACCAGGCACGGCAGCTCGCCCGCCTTGAGCATCTCCTCGACGATCAGCCGCTCCTCGCGGGCGAGCGAGCCGTGGTGCGCGCGGGCGATGTTCTCCTCGGCGATCTCGTTCAGCCGCAGCGCGAGCCGCTCGGCCGCGCGCCGGTTGTTGACGAAGATCAGCGTCGAGGTGTGCTCCTTGACCAGCTTGAGCAGCTCGGGGTAGATCGCCGGCCAGATCGACTTGCGGGTGGCCTCGCCGCCCGCGAACGGGTCAAGGTCGAGGTCCATCGTCTCCGGCTCGACCATCGACTCCACCGGCACGTGGATCTTCAGGTCCAGCGGCTTGCGCACGCCCGTGTCGACGATCGTCGCCTTGCGCTTGGGGCCGACCATGAACCGCCCGACTTCCTCCAGCGGGTTCTGGGTCGCGGAGAGCCCCACGCGCTGCACGTCGCGGTCGGCCTGCTCGACCAGCCGCTCGAGCGTGATCGCCAGGTGCGCGCCGCGCTTGGTCTGCGCGACGGCGTGGATCTCGTCGAGGATCACGGTCTCCGTGCCCTCGAAGATCGCGCGGGCGCCGCTCGTGAGCATCAGGTAGAGCGACTCGGGCGTGGTGATCAGCACGTCGGGCGGGTGCTTGACCATGTCCCGCCGCTCCTTCTGCGGCGTGTCGCCCGTGCGGATGGCGACGTTCAGGTCGGCCCCGATCCCGCGCAGCGGCGCGCGCAGGTTCTTCTCGACGTCGTAGGACAGCGCCTTCAGCGGCGAGACGTACACGAGCCGCGTCTGCTCGTGCGTGGGGTTCGCCACGAAGCGGTCCAGCCCGTAGAGGAACGCGGCCAGCGTCTTGCCCGAGCCGGTCGGCGCGGAGATGAGCACGTGCTCGCCCGTGGCGATCGCCGGCCAGGCCTGCGCCTGCGCCTCGGTGGGCGACGCGAACGCCCGGCCGAACCACTCGCGAACCTGAGGCGTGAACTGAGCGAGCGGATCGGTCATGGACCGAAGAACACTACGCGGTCAGTCCGATGGATAGATCAAATCGGACGTGGCGTGGGGACCAGCGTGCGGCGGCCGACGAGGGCGACGAGGGCACCGGTCGAGGCGACCGCGGCGGCGATCACGAACGACGTCCGCCAGCCCGGGCCTTCGACGAGGGAGCCGCTGAGCGCCGCGCCGGCGGCGATCCCGCCGACGAACGCCGTGATCGGCCAGGTGTAGGCCTCGGTGCGCATGCCCGGCGGGGCCACGCCGCCGACCAGCTCGTTGCGCGTGGCGAGCAGCGGCGCGATGCAGCAGCCGGCCGGCAGCACCAGCAGCGCGATCGCCCACACGCCCGGCGCGACCGCCAGTGGCAGCAGCGTGAGCGGGAGCACCGCCGTGAGGATCAGGTGCGTCCGGTGCACCGAACGCCGCGGGAGCGTCCCGTAGGCCAGCCCGCCGATCAGGCTGCCGAAGGACCAGATCGCCAGCAGGACGCCGGCCAGCGCGGGCGCGCCCTCCGCCCGGCTGGCCGCCGGGATGCCGACCTCGAGCATGCCCAGGCCGACGCCGGCCGGGAACGACGTGAACACCAGCGTCCGCACACCGGGGGAGGTCAGCGCTCCCAGCAGCCCGTGGTGCTCGCGCTCCTCGGCGTTCTCGACGTGGCGGGTCGGCGGCAGGGCGGTGAAGATCGCGGTGCCGACCACGACCGCCACGGCGCTGACGATCAACGCGCCCGCCGGAGAGGCGATCGCTGCGATCGCCGCCGTCAGCAGCGGGCCGCTGATGAAGATCAGCTCGATCATCGTGCTGTCGAGCGCGTACGCGGCCTGGTGCAGGCGCGGCTCGACCAGGTCCGTCCACATCGAGCGCAGCACGGACGACGTCGGCGGGACGGCGAAGCCGGCGACGAAGCCGCACACGAGCAGGATCGCCGTCGGCGCGCTGAGCTCGGCCAGGCCGACGATCGCGCCCAGGCTGACCGCGTGCAGCACGGCGATCGGCAGGAGCACGCGGCGCGCGCCGAGCCGGTCGACGAGCCGCCCCTGGACGGGCGCGCCGATCGCCGACCCGAGCGCCAGCGTCCCGCTCACCCCGCCCGCGACCGCGAACGAGCCGGTCTGCTCGCGCAGGTAGAGCACGATCGCGAGCGCGTTGATGCCGATCGGCAGCCGCGAGAACAGCGACGAGGCGACGAGCACGCCCACGTACGGCGAGCGGAGGATCTCGAGGTAGCGCTTCACGACGCCCAGGCCAGCGCCTTCGCCTGCTCGAGCACCTCGTCGAGCATCGGCGGCGTCAGCTTGCCCGTGAACGTGTTCTGCTGGCTGGGGTGGAAGCAGCCGAGCAGCGGCCACGGCTCGCCGTCGGCGACGACGCCGTGCCCGAACTTCGGCTTGGGACGCGGCATCGGCGTGCGGGTGAGCGTGGACCGCAGCCGCAGCGCGCTCTCCCACGCGAAGCCGCCGAGGCAGACGACCACGTGCACGTCCGGCAGCAGGATCACTTCCCGCTCCAGCCAGTCGGAGCAGTTCGCGCGCTCCTCCGGCGTGGGCAGGTTGGCGGGCGGTGCGCAGCGCACCGCGGCGACCATGTAGGCGCCCTGAAGACGCAGCCCGTCGTCCTTGTGGACCGACTCCGCCTGGTTGGCGAGCCCGACCCGGTGCAGCCCGGCGAACAGGAAGTCGCCCGAGCGGTCGCCGGTGAAGATCCGGCCCGTGCGGTTCCCGCCGTGCGCGGCGGGCGCCAGGCCCAGGATCAGGATCCGGGCGGCCGGATCGCCGAAGCCCGGCATCGGCCGGCCCCAGTAGTCCCAGTCCCGGAACGCCGCGCGCTTCTCCCGCGCCACCTGCTCACGCCACTCGACGAGCCGCGGGCAGCGGCGGCAGTCGACGACCGCCTCGTTGAGCGCATCCAAGGCGGCCATAGGACCGTTGGAGCGTAGCTACGGCTAGGCTCATAACCCGTATGCGCCGCGCTTTCCTTGCCGCCCCTGTCATCGCCCTGCTCGTGAGCGGGTGCGGTACCGCTCAGGAGGCCTCGGACACCCAGTTCAAGGACACCGAGCAGCAGCAGGTCGCCAAGGTCGTCGACGAGCTCTCGACCGCCGCCGCCCGCGGCAACACCGAGAAGATCTGCAACGACATCCTGGCCTCCCAGCTCAAGACCGAGATCAAGAACGCCGGCAGCGACTGCGTGACCGAGATCGACCGCGTCATCAAGGACGCCAGCGACTACGACCTCGACGTGACCGACGTCAAGGTCACCGGCACCAGCGCGACCGCGAAGGTCCAGCAGGGCGACGACACCAAGAACATCGCCACCTTCTCCTTCATCAAGGAGAAGGGCGCGTGGCGCGCGTCCGCTCTCGGCGGGGCCTAGCGCTTCGCGTAGACCTCCTGGCCCGCCGCGAACGAGTAACGGGCCAGCTCCAGCGCGTGCCGGCGGAACGGCTCCGTCGACGTCGTCGCGCCGTTGATCGCCTGCTCGGTCGCGCGGTCGAGGAAGGCTCCCAGTTCCCCGCCGATCTGGCGCGATGACCACGCGCCCTGCTGTTCGTCGAGCTTGAGCAGCAGGCCGCTGGCCTCGTCGGGATAGGCGATCAGGACGGTCAGCAAGATCAGCACCGCCTGGAATTCGGGCATGTCGGCCCCTCGCGTTGCGATGAACGCCTCGGCGTCCTCTTCCAGCCGAGCGCGCACGAGCCGGTAGATGTTCGTGAGCTTCTTGACGGCGCGCGGGGTGTGGAGCTCGCGGGCCACGAGGGCCGCGAAGTCGCGTTCGCGCTCTGTCAGGACGAGCTGGCGCGGATTCAGCAGAGCGGGCGCGGGTGTCCGTGGCGTCGGGGTCCCGGTGGCCGGAGCCGGGGCGAGGGTCACGGGTGCTGACGGGGTGGCGGGCGTCGCCGTCTCCGCAGGACTGTCGGTCACGGGCACGTACACGGGCAGCAGGCTGGAGACCAGCGCGGTCGTCCCGGCCGGTCCCATCGGCCGAAGCGTGAACGGGATCTGGATGATCTTCTCGAGGTAGTTCAGCGGAGTCGACTGCCAATGCGGCTCGTCCTGCGCTTTCAGCAACTCGGCGTAGTGGAGCTTCAGCGACTGGAGCAGCCAGCGGGGATCGACCGCGATCACGACGACGAACAAGGGGAGCGCAAGGATCAGGTGCACCGCCTCGAGCACCTCGACGACGCGCTTGGGGGAGCAGCGGTCGAGGTCGTCGATGTAAAGCACGATCCGGTCGATCTGCGGTAGGTCCTTGTCGCCGCCTCTGGCACCGCGCTGGCCCGTCAGGAGGTCGCTCATCCGTTCGAAGTCCTCGTGGATGCGCGAGATGAGGCCGAGTTGGGACCGGTAGTCGCCGCTGCCGCCGCGCTTCGCCGCATACCGCGCAAGGGCACGTCCGTGCGCGAGGTCGTCGTACTCCTCGCGCAGACCGGCTTCGCGTGCCTTCGCTGCCTCCACCTCGGCCTTGGCGTTCTTGACGGTCTCGACCGACGTCGGGCTGAAGCTGCCGAGCGCATCCGCAACGCGCTTGGCCGTCACGCCGAACGTCGCCGCCGCGGCGAGGGCGGCGGTCACGGACGTCTTGGCGGCGTCGAGGCCCACCAGGCCGATCAGCACCGCGGCCAGCACCCCGATCGGGACGATGACGCCAAGCAGGATCCGCAGCCAGGTCCACGCGTCCTTGAGCTCGCCGAGCGTCTTCTCGCTGTCACGCCCGAGGGCCAGGAATCCGAGCCTGCGCAACGTCTGCGCCCGCACGGCTTTCCGGTGCGCGCGCTCGAGCTGGCGGCCGGTCGCCGACTCGGCGGCGAGCAGCTCTTCGAGCTTCGCCAGGCGCGCCGCGGCCGTCCGCGCGTCCGTGCCTGCCTCGGGCTTGGCCATCGCGTCGAGGATGTGGCTCGCGAGGCTGGCCCACAGGTTCGCGTCCGCGAAGTGCCACGCGTTGAACTCGACGTTGCGCACGTGCGCACAGTGCGCCGCCGCGTCCGGGTTGCCGCTCGCCCGGCGCGAGAGGATCCGCACCCGTTCCTGGATCAGCTTGATCAGGAACGACTTGCCCGACCCCCAGTCGGCGAACAGCCCGATCGACAGCGGCGGGCTGGTCGTCTTCGCGGAGATCACGTCCGCGAGCGCCGCGGCGTCGGCGGCGACGCCGAGCAGGTCCGTCCCGCCGAGCGAGTCCGGCGCGACCTCGGCCAGCGTCATGTGGCCCGCGACCGGCTCGTAGACGGCAGTGCCGGAATCCGAGGCGACCGCGACCATCCCGTTGGGTCCGGTCGCGCAACGCCACACCGTCCCGAGCGCGGCTCCATCGGAGGTGCCGAGCGGCGCGCCCGAGACGACGTCGAATCCACGTACCCCGTCCTCGTCGGCGGCGAGCACCACGCGCCCGTCGTCGCTGAATCCGCACCCGCGGACGCCTCGGCTCGCTGCGGTGTAGGGGAGGTCCGGGCGTGTGAGGTCCCAGAGCAGCAGCGCCCCGTCCTGGGTCGCTGCAGCGACGTGACGGCCGGAAGCGCCGATGGCACACGTGGCGACGGGACCGCTCGGCAGTACAGTCGCCTCGTCGTCGTACAGCAGCACCCCGGCGTCGATCGGGAAGGCCATCAAGTCGCCCGCGGCCGCGTGACGGCGCATGCCCTCGCCCTGTTCTGCGCTGAGCAAAACGATCGAGGTCTGCTGGGTCAAGGACCTGACCGTGCCGTCTGAGGACGCCGCCACGATCGCCTCGCCGACGAAGGCGAGTGAGCGGACGCCCTCGTGGCGCATGACGATCTCGGTTCCGTGCAGCCGGATCGACCCGTCGGCGAGCGCGACCGCGAGCGCTCCGCCCGGCCCATACGCGCAGTCCACGACCGCGTCGCGGTAGTTGACGACCTCCTCGTCCTCCGTGTCGAGCACGCGGATGTGGAGCTGTCCGTCGTCCCCGCCGTACGCGATCCGTCGGCCGTCGGGGCTGATCGCGCACGTGTTGTGGTCCCCTTCCAACCGGGTCAGCTCGGCGTAGCCGGTGACCCGGGGACGTTTCGCCCACTCGTGCAGCGGAGCCTCATCTCCGCGCAGGGCGCGACCGACCGGCGGCTCGAGCCGGCCGAGCGCCACGGCCACGGCGGCCTCGTCGAGCCCCGTCTCCGCGACGAGCAGCGGCTCACAGCGTTCCAGCCACTCGCTGGCCAGACGGTCGTCTCCGCCGTCGGGCAGCGGAAGGCCGGTGAGCGCACCGGCGAACCCACCTGCGGTCACCGGTTTGCTGAAGCTGTCCGCCACCCGGCGAACGGACGCCGAGAAACGGTCGCGGTCCATTGACCGCGACCCTAAACGGACCGCGCGGCGTTGGCTAGCGGCCGAGCTGCGAGTAACGCGCCTCGGTGGCGGCCTTCTGCGGCCCCCACCACCACTCGTTCTCGCGGTACCAGTCGATCGTGGCCTGCAGGCCGGTGCGGAAGTCGCCGTACTTGGGCTCCCAGCCGAGCTGGGTGCGGATCTTGGTGGAGTCGTTCGAGTAGCGCAGGTCGTGGCCCGGGCGGTCGGGCACGTGGTCGTACGCGTCGGCGGGCTCGCCCAGCAGCTCGAGGGTGAGCTCGAGGATCTCCTTGTTGTTGCGCTCGTCGCCGGAGCCGATCAGGTAGGTCTCGCCCGGCGTGCCCTTGCTGAGGATGAGGTGGACGGCCTCGTTGTGGTCGTCGACGTGGGTCCACTCGCGCACGTTCTCGCCCTGGCCGTAGAGCTTCGGGCGGGCGCCGGTGAAGACGTTGGTGATCTGGCGCGGGATGAACTTCTCGACGTGCTGGTAGGGGCCGTAGTTGTTCGCGCAGTTCGACATCGTCGCGTGGATGCCGAACGAGCGCGCCCAGGCGCGGACGAGGAGGTCGGAGCCGGCCTTGGTCGCCGAGTAGGGGCTCGACGGGTCGTACGGCGTGTCCTCGGTGAACTGGTCGTCGCCGTCGAGGTCGAGGTCGCCGAACACCTCGTCGGTGGAGATGTGGTGCAGGCGCGCGCCGTGCTTGCGGACGGCTTCGAGGATCGTGAACGTGCCGACCAGGTTGGTGCGGACGAACGGCTCCGGGTCGTGCAGCGAGTTGTCGACGTGCGACTCGGCGGCGAAGTGCACGACGGTGTCGCACTCGGCCACGAGGCGGTCCACGAGCTCGGCGTCGCAGATGTCGCCGTGCACGAACTCGATCTGGTCGGCGACCGGCTTCAGGCTCTCCTGGTTGCCGGCGTAGGTCAGGGCGTCCAGCACGACCACCTCGTACTCCGGGTGGTTGCGCATCGTGTAATGGACGAAGTTCGCGCCGATGAAGCCGGCGGCGCCGGTCGCAAGCAACTTCACGACGCGAGTACCTCCCGTTGGGTCAAGTGGGCGTTGAGGCCGTCCTGCCACGACGGCAGGGTGGGTGCGTCGGTGCGGGTCGAGCCGAGGACAGAGTAGGCGGGCCGCGGCGCCGGGGCCCCGAACTCGGCGGCCGTCGTGGGGTGGACGGTGACGTCGAGCCCCGCGGCGGCGAACGTGGCCACGGCCAGGTCGCGCCACGTGCACTGACCGCCGCCGGCCACGTGGAGGATGCCGTTCGGACGCTGCTCGGCGATCGTGATCAGCGCCTGCGCGAGATGGCCCGTGTAGGTCGGGCAGCCGAGCTGGTCGTCGACGACCTTGAGCTCGTCGCGGTCGGCGCCGAGCCGGAGCATCGTGTCGACGAAGTTCTTGCCGTGCGGGCCGAACACCCACGCCGTGCGGACGATCGAGTGCGACGTCGGCGCCGCCGCGGCGACGGCCAGCTCGCCCGCGAGCTT is a genomic window containing:
- a CDS encoding DEAD/DEAH box helicase, with product MTDPLAQFTPQVREWFGRAFASPTEAQAQAWPAIATGEHVLISAPTGSGKTLAAFLYGLDRFVANPTHEQTRLVYVSPLKALSYDVEKNLRAPLRGIGADLNVAIRTGDTPQKERRDMVKHPPDVLITTPESLYLMLTSGARAIFEGTETVILDEIHAVAQTKRGAHLAITLERLVEQADRDVQRVGLSATQNPLEEVGRFMVGPKRKATIVDTGVRKPLDLKIHVPVESMVEPETMDLDLDPFAGGEATRKSIWPAIYPELLKLVKEHTSTLIFVNNRRAAERLALRLNEIAEENIARAHHGSLAREERLIVEEMLKAGELPCLVATSSLELGIDMGAVDLVLQVESPKSVTAGLQRIGRAGHNVGDTSKGRIFPKFRADLLECAVVAQRMREGKIETTVVPRNPLDVLAQQIVAIAATDEDSPVAVDALAAMLARTYSYGELSRQQLENVLDMLDGRYPSEEFGELRPRIVWDRVNGTIRPRKGSRALAITNAGTIPDRGLYSVNLPDGRRVGELDEEMVYEARPGQTFLLGASSWRIEEITRDRVIVTPAPGVPGAVPFWKGDGLGRPRELGEAIGAFSRWAVDQEPSALAESHHLDEKAAVNLVGFLREQQEATRVIPSDNTIVVERFRDEIGDWRVCVLSPFGGRVHAAWGLALSARIREVHGLESDAIWSDDGIIVHLPDADEPPGEELMLIEPDELEDLVVGELGGSALFGARFRENAGRALLIPRAYPGRRTPLWQQRLKSQSLLEVARRYAQFPIVLETYREVLRDVLDLPGLTELLTKLHRREISLVEVETETASPFASSLLFDYVATYMYEGDQPNAERRAAALALDRELLRELLGQEELRDLLDPVALDTVEADLQRLSERTQADSVDALHDVLRRVGDLTQAEAEARGGTLAWLEQLKGERRAAFLRVGGEQRWIAAEDAGLYRDALGVVPPSGLPEAFIADVPDAMDRLVRRYARTHGPFESAALRDRYTIDFTPVLERLESAGDLVRGELRPGGTTREWCDPEVLRRLRRASLAALRAEIEPADQRALARFQANWQGVDRHPPAGAGVDRLREILVPLQGLPLPLEVWERDVIPRRTGAYSPSWLDQLCASGEVVWVGAGALGRRSGRVALYFRDDAPLIGPPPKTAEAPTEPVHEAIRARLAAGPCFFTDLLTDVNGFPTEELQNGLWDLVWAGEATNDAFAPLRSPKLTAATPQWSQRARAERKRTFGSRRRGGAQPAVQGRWSLTPPLFRAGDDDPALRRRTQAELLLERYGIVTREQVLAEGIPGGFSSLYDSLAALETIGVARRGYFVEGLGGAQFALPGAVERLRAQKDDDAAPPIVLAATDPAQPYGAVLKWPDTPRRPQRAAGAYVVLAGAEPVLFIEKGGKGLQVLVEADDPRVQPSLEALVESVKRGRIKRLALEKVDGEPVVGSPYEELLIELGFRAGPRKLTLTT
- a CDS encoding MFS transporter, whose protein sequence is MKRYLEILRSPYVGVLVASSLFSRLPIGINALAIVLYLREQTGSFAVAGGVSGTLALGSAIGAPVQGRLVDRLGARRVLLPIAVLHAVSLGAIVGLAELSAPTAILLVCGFVAGFAVPPTSSVLRSMWTDLVEPRLHQAAYALDSTMIELIFISGPLLTAAIAAIASPAGALIVSAVAVVVGTAIFTALPPTRHVENAEEREHHGLLGALTSPGVRTLVFTSFPAGVGLGMLEVGIPAASRAEGAPALAGVLLAIWSFGSLIGGLAYGTLPRRSVHRTHLILTAVLPLTLLPLAVAPGVWAIALLVLPAGCCIAPLLATRNELVGGVAPPGMRTEAYTWPITAFVGGIAAGAALSGSLVEGPGWRTSFVIAAAVASTGALVALVGRRTLVPTPRPI
- a CDS encoding uracil-DNA glycosylase, which produces MAALDALNEAVVDCRRCPRLVEWREQVAREKRAAFRDWDYWGRPMPGFGDPAARILILGLAPAAHGGNRTGRIFTGDRSGDFLFAGLHRVGLANQAESVHKDDGLRLQGAYMVAAVRCAPPANLPTPEERANCSDWLEREVILLPDVHVVVCLGGFAWESALRLRSTLTRTPMPRPKPKFGHGVVADGEPWPLLGCFHPSQQNTFTGKLTPPMLDEVLEQAKALAWAS
- a CDS encoding P-loop NTPase fold protein; the encoded protein is MDRDRFSASVRRVADSFSKPVTAGGFAGALTGLPLPDGGDDRLASEWLERCEPLLVAETGLDEAAVAVALGRLEPPVGRALRGDEAPLHEWAKRPRVTGYAELTRLEGDHNTCAISPDGRRIAYGGDDGQLHIRVLDTEDEEVVNYRDAVVDCAYGPGGALAVALADGSIRLHGTEIVMRHEGVRSLAFVGEAIVAASSDGTVRSLTQQTSIVLLSAEQGEGMRRHAAAGDLMAFPIDAGVLLYDDEATVLPSGPVATCAIGASGRHVAAATQDGALLLWDLTRPDLPYTAASRGVRGCGFSDDGRVVLAADEDGVRGFDVVSGAPLGTSDGAALGTVWRCATGPNGMVAVASDSGTAVYEPVAGHMTLAEVAPDSLGGTDLLGVAADAAALADVISAKTTSPPLSIGLFADWGSGKSFLIKLIQERVRILSRRASGNPDAAAHCAHVRNVEFNAWHFADANLWASLASHILDAMAKPEAGTDARTAAARLAKLEELLAAESATGRQLERAHRKAVRAQTLRRLGFLALGRDSEKTLGELKDAWTWLRILLGVIVPIGVLAAVLIGLVGLDAAKTSVTAALAAAATFGVTAKRVADALGSFSPTSVETVKNAKAEVEAAKAREAGLREEYDDLAHGRALARYAAKRGGSGDYRSQLGLISRIHEDFERMSDLLTGQRGARGGDKDLPQIDRIVLYIDDLDRCSPKRVVEVLEAVHLILALPLFVVVIAVDPRWLLQSLKLHYAELLKAQDEPHWQSTPLNYLEKIIQIPFTLRPMGPAGTTALVSSLLPVYVPVTDSPAETATPATPSAPVTLAPAPATGTPTPRTPAPALLNPRQLVLTERERDFAALVARELHTPRAVKKLTNIYRLVRARLEEDAEAFIATRGADMPEFQAVLILLTVLIAYPDEASGLLLKLDEQQGAWSSRQIGGELGAFLDRATEQAINGATTSTEPFRRHALELARYSFAAGQEVYAKR
- the rfbB gene encoding dTDP-glucose 4,6-dehydratase, which translates into the protein MLATGAAGFIGANFVHYTMRNHPEYEVVVLDALTYAGNQESLKPVADQIEFVHGDICDAELVDRLVAECDTVVHFAAESHVDNSLHDPEPFVRTNLVGTFTILEAVRKHGARLHHISTDEVFGDLDLDGDDQFTEDTPYDPSSPYSATKAGSDLLVRAWARSFGIHATMSNCANNYGPYQHVEKFIPRQITNVFTGARPKLYGQGENVREWTHVDDHNEAVHLILSKGTPGETYLIGSGDERNNKEILELTLELLGEPADAYDHVPDRPGHDLRYSNDSTKIRTQLGWEPKYGDFRTGLQATIDWYRENEWWWGPQKAATEARYSQLGR
- the rfbD gene encoding dTDP-4-dehydrorhamnose reductase; this translates as MRLLVTGAAGMLGTDVVAAAAAQHDVVAFARAELDITDAEAVRAAIGDTRPAAVINCAAYTNVDAAEDDEDAATRINGDGAGHLAAAAAEVGAHIVHVSTDYVFPGDATSPYPEDAPTGPIGAYGRSKLAGELAVAAAAPTSHSIVRTAWVFGPHGKNFVDTMLRLGADRDELKVVDDQLGCPTYTGHLAQALITIAEQRPNGILHVAGGGQCTWRDLAVATFAAAGLDVTVHPTTAAEFGAPAPRPAYSVLGSTRTDAPTLPSWQDGLNAHLTQREVLAS